A window of Candidatus Binataceae bacterium genomic DNA:
TGGAGCGGGCGGCCGAGGTTGGCGCTTCGAGCCTGTATCCGGTGGGGGCGGTAAGCGTGGGACTGCGCGGACGTGAAACTTGCGATTACCGGGCCCTGGCCGAGGCTGGAGTGCGATTGTTTTCCGATGACGGGATGCCGGTGGACGATCAGGCCTTGCTTGTGCGCGCGCTCAACGAGGTCAGCGCCCTAGGCCTGACCCTGTCCCTGCACGAAGAGGAACGAGAACTCAGCCGCGCGGGCGCGATCAACCAGGGGGCGGTTGCCCGCGACCTGGGCGTGGGTGGCATTCCCACCGCGGCGGAGAGCGAGCGAGTGCGACGTGACTTGGCGATCGCCCTGGGCGCGGGCTGCCCGGTGCATCTGGCCCATGTCTCCAGCGCTGCCACCCTCGATTTGATTCGGGCCGCGCGGGCGCGCGGCGCCAAGGTCACCTGCGAGGTTACGCCGCATCACTTCAGCCTGTCGGACCAGGCGGTATTAAAGTGGGGTCCTGACGCCAAGATGAACCCACCGCTGCGCGCCAGCGCAGAGGTGGCTGCCATTCGCGCCGCCATCGCCGACGGCACCATTGATATGATTGCAACCGATCATGCGCCCCACGATCGCGCTTCCAAAGGGGGCGAAGTACTGGCGGGGTGCTTTCACGGGGTGCCGCAGCGGCTCAATTCAGAGCAGGCGGCCGCCTTTACCGCCGCCGCTAACGGCGTGGTGGGGTTGGAGACGGCGCTCGGATTGGCGCTGGAATTGGTCGCTGACGGGTTGATTAGCCCGCTGCGCTTGGTTGAAATGATGGCTCTTAGTCCGGCCCGTTTGCTGCGCCTGGACGACGCCGGCGCGCTTTTCGAAGGCGGGCCCGCCGATCTGACGGTGATTGACCCCGGCCTGCGATGGCAGGTGCGAGCCAGTGAATTCCGCTCGCTTAGCCGCAACACCCCCTTCGAGGGGCGCCAGCTCAAGGGGCGGGCGCGGATGACAATCGTAGGCGGCAAGATAGTTTATCAAGCGGTGATGCCGCCTGGACCGGAGGTGTGAAAAGAGTGTCTGTACAGGGTGGTCGGGGTTTTTCGCGACTTTGGGCTCCGCCACGTGCGCGCTACCAGCATTGTGTCGCGGGTTCTTTTCCACGGCGGAAAAACTGGAAACGCGCGTTTACGGAGGCGGCGTGAGTTCGAAGCAGCCAGCGCTGCTGGCCCTGGCCGACGGCCGAGTCTTTCACGGCTTTGCCTTCGGCGCGATTGGCGAGAGCTGCGGCGAGGTCGTGTTCAACACTGCGATGACCGGTTACCAGGAAGTGCTGACCGATCCGTCG
This region includes:
- a CDS encoding dihydroorotase — protein: MSNLLLSGGIVLDPASKLQAPREVLIVGGTVEAIAPAGSFELPPQLEVIRTDGCWIVPGLIDVHVHLRDPGFPLKETIASGLRAAAAGGFTGVAAMANTEPVNDTPAITRYMLERAAEVGASSLYPVGAVSVGLRGRETCDYRALAEAGVRLFSDDGMPVDDQALLVRALNEVSALGLTLSLHEEERELSRAGAINQGAVARDLGVGGIPTAAESERVRRDLAIALGAGCPVHLAHVSSAATLDLIRAARARGAKVTCEVTPHHFSLSDQAVLKWGPDAKMNPPLRASAEVAAIRAAIADGTIDMIATDHAPHDRASKGGEVLAGCFHGVPQRLNSEQAAAFTAAANGVVGLETALGLALELVADGLISPLRLVEMMALSPARLLRLDDAGALFEGGPADLTVIDPGLRWQVRASEFRSLSRNTPFEGRQLKGRARMTIVGGKIVYQAVMPPGPEV